In Calliopsis andreniformis isolate RMS-2024a chromosome 6, iyCalAndr_principal, whole genome shotgun sequence, a single genomic region encodes these proteins:
- the Ork1 gene encoding open rectifier K[+] channel 1 isoform X1: MSKKQWIVLLMLFLTYLLLGASIFYHIESRLEIERVEKAKRERIEINALLHAHYMPSNNHDHDEILGKLTRYCGKSVYNYTEGETDPLKWDFYNSFYFAYTVVSTIGYGNLAPTNMLGRILMIFYGLVGIPINGILLAQLGEFFGRVFVKAHQKYKSYKLGRADYHPRKLTTFETRKVGLAAQIFAYLTPGFVMFIFFPAFLFSHYEGWNYDEAVYYAFVTLTTIGFGDYVAGQDNSKGSGFFFVLYKTFLICWISFGLGYVFMIMTFIAQGMRSKKITRIEHKLALNLKHTQSKIWNEFNKEINYLRRVFNELQLSKVKRVYVDECNHEIPPAKLPRSNSFPDLRGLSYGAKGKEDEEDDDDDDDDGNGIMRPHLRPRRRANSEVVPTADQIARVVSETDLQRIDKTATFATHAMVQPAELLARLVNILGYIPPVTEDVADDDYSTQTTSVEQQDDRRSKFEGINHGKNEHPSEKESIYARQNSGSSTWATTANEYRALRFPPRPRSRAASEIRLNESKNREERNQEWTWSGPITSKKIQELMRARTNETSSKDRGGGGAAGGGGVKDTAKFSKLRKALTSTGPWKHRFSVPSEKKDAEFQQREQVNGNDSERTFASTDFTTHPNDEDSNNSRRHYHTHTGGNDFVTESRNLLEETSLADFLTALTLLHATVTNTTSNKWIGDAAAAGDDSHVYRTRPRRKMGTASLTPPKLPSLFTLFSSASHPSGQPTTRTNNDAIGVQNSNGESIKNSSSKSPLTQISQSSRRNSLAFVVPTVTKPRRFSLRPVATPVSPPTPPKTSCSPFLSDAQREQYATKSTFSFESSKEPLIRTEGELGFSSPIKPPSINDRRSSLRSIQYHSGISTSVAGGGGGGAGGGGGSERTSVTAAPMFKAVPRWKAGMLQRQISQMNLRRRVRAFSLSDVHAENINPKETFDRPSATYEKDSNRRNISSFETSTRSREEPAKLIENSPRFTSPITHSSDRRTSFPREIISSNIRLKNESVPPIANNTLFVSNEMKIRSPYHPSNNGNEEIRPESATSAFQNFRDNAKKQSFPDIDLSITNNRNQRDTSLITVDADSQESLMEVKIENPATRSLQVGPCWQTTIDISQHDPVSLMQSKVQKQQTDFRPKKS; the protein is encoded by the exons ATGTCGAAGAAGCAATGGATAGTACTACTGATGCTGTTTTTGACTTATTTGCTGTTAGGTGCCTCTATCTTCTACCACATAGAGAGTCGCCTAGAAATCGAGCGAGTTGAGAAGGCTAAACGAGAACGCATCGAGATCAATG CTTTACTTCACGCACACTATATGCCGAGTAACAATCACGATCACGATGAAATTCTTGGGAAATTAACGCGATACTGTGGAAAATCGGTGTACAATTATACCGAAGGCGAGACGGATCCTCTTAAATGGGActtctacaacagcttttatttcGCTTATACCGTTGTCAGCACGATAG GTTACGGAAATTTGGCTCCCACGAACATGCTGGGTCGGATCTTGATGATATTTTACGGTCTGGTAGGCATACCCATAAACGGAATCTTGTTGGCACAGTTGGGAGAGTTTTTTGGCCGTGTATTCGTTAAGGCACATCAAAAGTATAAATCATACAAGCTTGGCCGTGCCGATTATCATCCTAGAAAATTGACCACATTCGAAACGCGAAAAGTTGGATTGGCTGCACAAATATTCGCTTACTTGACACCTGGTTTCGTCATGTTCATCTTCTTCCCGGCATTCCTTTTTTCTCACTACGAGGGTTGGAACTACGATGAAGCTGTCTATTATGCTTTCGTCACGTTGACGACCATTGGTTTCGGAGACTACGTAGCAG GGCAGGACAACAGCAAGGGTAGTGGATTTTTTTTCGTCTTATATAAAACCTTTTTAATTTGTTGGATCTCTTTCGGATTGGGATATGtctttatgattatgacgttcaTTGCTCAAGGTATGCGTAGCAAAAAGATTACGAGAATCGAACATAAATTGGCACTGAATTTAAAACATACGCAAAGCAAAATCTGGAACGAATTTAACAAGGAGATCAATTATTTGCGGCGCGTCTTTAATGAACTTCAGCTTTCCAAAGTGAAG AGGGTATACGTCGACGAGTGTAACCACGAAATTCCACCGGCGAAGTTACCGCGAAGCAACAGTTTCCCCGACCTTCGTGGTTTGTCGTACGGTGCGAAGGGAAAGGAGGACGAagaagacgacgacgacgacgacgacgacggaaACGGTATCATGCGTCCTCACCTCAGACCGCGACGTCGTGCAAACAGCGAAGTGGTACCAACG GCAGATCAAATAGCGCGCGTCGTTTCCGAAACGGACCTCCAGAGGATCGATAAAACGGCAACGTTCGCAACGCACGCTATGGTTCAACCAGCAGAACTACTCGCAAGACTGGTAAACATTCTTGGCTACATTCCTCCAGTGACAGAAGACGTCGCCGATGACGACTATTCGACTCAAACGACTTCCGTCGAACAACAGGATGATCGTCGTAGCAAATTCGAAGGCATTAATCACGGGAAAAATGAACATCCGTCGGAAAAGGAATCGATATATGCGCGACAAAATTCTGGATCGAGTACTTGGGCAACAACAGCTAACGAATATCGAGCTTTACGCTTTCCTCCAAGGCCTCGTTCGAGAGCAGCCAGTGAAATTAGACTGAACGAAAGCAAAAATAGGGAGGAGCGAAATCAAGAATGGACATGGTCCGGTCCGATAACTTCGAAAAAGATTCAAGAGCTGATGAGAGCACGAACAAACGAAACGTCGAGCAAAGATCGGGGTGGTGGTGGTGCTGCTGGCGGCGGCGGCGTTAAAGATACTGCAAAATTTTCAAAGCTTCGAAAAGCGTTGACCTCGACTGGTCCATGGAAACATCGCTTCTCCGTACCTTCCGAAAAGAAAGATGCAGAATTTCAGCAACGGGAACAAGTGAACGGTAACGACAGTGAACGAACATTTGCGTCAACAGATTTTACAACGCATCCCAACGACGAGGACTCTAATAACTCGAGAAGGCATTATCACACGCACACTGGTGGCAACGATTTCGTAACTGAAAGTAGGAATCTTCTTGAAGAAACTAGTTTGGCTGATTTCTTGACGGCTCTCACACTTCTTCATGCGACCGTCACGAACACAACCAGCAATAAATGGATCGGCGACGCTGCCGCTGCCGGCGACGACAGTCATGTCTATAGAACCCGGCCTCGAAGAAAAATGGGTACTGCTAGCTTGACACCGCCGAAACTCCCTAGTCTCTTCACCTTGTTTTCATCCGCTTCTcatccttccgggcagcctacaacGCGAACCAACAACGATGCCATTGGTGTGCAGAATTCGAACGGTGAATCTATCAAAAATAGTAGCAGCAAGTCACCTTTAACACAAATATCTCAGAGCTCAAGAAGGAACAGTTTAGCTTTCGTCGTGCCTACAGTCACAAAACCAAGAAGATTTTCCTTAAGGCCAGTAGCAACACCCGTGAGCCCTCCAACACCCCCCAAAACTTCTTGTTCGCCTTTCTTATCG GATGCGCAGAGAGAACAGTACGCTACCAAATCAACGTTTTCGTTTGAATCATCTAAAGAACCATTAATTCGAACAGAAGGAGAACTAGGCTTTTCATCGCCGATCAAACCTCCTTCGATCAACGATCGACGCTCATCATTGCGATCCATTCAGTATCATAGTGGAATTTCAACATCAGTggcaggaggaggaggaggaggagcagGAGGTGGTGGTGGAAGTGAAAGAACAAGCGTGACTGCTGCTCCTATGTTCAAAGCCGTACCACGGTGGAAAGCCGGCATGCTGCAACGACAAATCAGTCAGATGAATCTTCGACGTCGAGTCAGAGCTTTCAGTTTAAGCGACGTTCATGCGGAGAACATCAATCCTAAGGAGACTTTCGATCGGCCGTCCGCTACCTATGAAAAAGACAGTAATCGAAGGAATATTTCTTCGTTTGAGACCTCGACTAGGTCACGAGAAGAACCCGCGAAATTGATCGAAAATTCGCCTCGGTTCACGTCCCCTATAACGCATTCATCGGATCGACGTACATCATTTCCGCGAGAAATCATTTCTTCGAACATTCGACTTAAGAATGAGAGTGTTCCACCAATCGCAAACAATACGTTATTCGTATCGAACGAAATGAAAATACGTAGCCCTTATCATCCGTCGAACAACGGAAACGAAGAGATACGTCCAGAATCAGCCACTTCGGCGTTTCAAAATTTTCGAGATAATGCAAAAAAACAGTCATTCCCAGATATCGACCTCTCGATTACCAATAATCGCAATCAACGTGACACTTCGCTTATCACCGTTGACGCGGATTCGCAAGAATCATTAATGGAAGTAAAAATAGAAAATCCAGCCACAAGATCCCTTCAAGTCGGTCCTTGTTGGCAAACTACCATTGATATTTCTCAACACGATCCTGTCAGTCTCATGCAATCGAAAGTACAAAAACAACAAACGGATTTTCGACCAAAAAAATCGTGA
- the LOC143181266 gene encoding uncharacterized protein LOC143181266, whose product MSQTQGTELSNCLVTRDIETMSDETQVSRSDILECLSVLINRDKADSDRTEELILDEHSFGGTTLTAVTLPDGTQAFFANNFNDNEVESKGQATLQSESGDTILLRDVSEFANNKPLQVDLDSNMLVQTRSTTIENVENTYPRLEFIDGNAYMVTGHLDLNKDLWEVDNSKLKRKDSKNLLSNKLSTSRIRHPCPREGCSKVYSTPHHLKVHERSHTGQRPYRCTHPKCKKSFSTGYSLKAHSRTHTGEKPYKCSNETCDKSFKTSGDLLKHVRTHTGERPFLCPFDGCGRSFTTSNIRKVHVRTHTGERPYKCTQPKCGKAFASATNYKNHIRIHSGEKPYVCSVENCGRRFTEYSSLYKHHLVHTQQRPFECKVCFRRYRQSSTLIMHKRTAHALVDNDDNVDIFFQESVQEPSNRRKTDKRKTNVARENASPSLKITEKNGPIQISKAVDDLNDNETQILLVSDHSQIAALQKIELNGGFDEPGIDASFEELNIKIEDIELGWN is encoded by the exons ATGTCACAGACACAAGGCACAGAGCTTTCGAATTGTCTCGTAACTCGAGACATCGAAACCATGTCCGATGAGACACAG GTCAGTCGTTCCGATATATTAGAATGTTTGTCGGTGTTGATTAACAGAGACAAAGCGGATAGCGATCGTACAGAAGAATTGATATTGGATGAGCATTCGTTCGGCGGTACGACACTGACAGCAGTAACATTGCCAGATGGAACACAGGCATTCTTCGCTAACAATTTCAACGACAATG AGGTGGAATCGAAGGGACAAGCAACGTTACAATCTGAGAGCGGAGATACTATATTGTTGAGAGACGTATCAGAATTCGCCAACAACAAGCCATTACAAGTTGATCTGGATTCAAATATGTTGGTTCAAACTCGCAGCACTACTATAGAAAATGTTGAGAATACTTATCCGAGGCTGGAATTTATAGATGGCAATGCTTATATGGTGACAGGTCATCTCGATTTGAACAAAGACCTGTGGGAAGTCGATAATAGTAAATTAAAAAGGAAAGATTCAAAAAATCTGTTATCGAACAAGCTGTCAACTTCAAGGATCAGGCATCCTTGTCCAAGAGAGGGCTGTTCGAAAGTATATAGTACACCTCATCACCTGAAG GTGCACGAACGATCTCACACCGGTCAACGACCGTATCGGTGCACACATCCGAAATGTAAGAAGAGTTTCTCGACAGGGTATAGTTTGAAAGCGCATTCTCGTACGCATACAGGAGAGAAACCTTACAAATGTTCGAACGAGACTTGCGACAAGAGCTTTAAGACTTCCGGTGACTTATTGAAACATGTTCGAACGCATACCGGAGAACGTCCCTTTTTGTGTCCTTTCGATGGTTGCGGTCGTTCCTTTACTACAAGCAATATCAGGAAG GTTCACGTCAGAACGCATACCGGTGAACGTCCGTACAAATGTACACAGCCAAAATGCGGAAAGGCTTTCGCGAGCGCTACAAATTATAAAAATCATATACGAATTCATTCTGGCGAGAAACCGTATGTCTGTTCAGTTGAAAACTGTGGAAGGAGGTTCACCGAATATTCTAGTCTTTATAAACATCATCTC GTTCACACGCAACAACGACCGTTCGAGTGTAAAGTCTGTTTTCGAAGGTACAGGCAAAGCAGTACGCTTATCATGCATAAGAGAACGGCTCATGCTTTGGTCGATAACGACGACAATGTAGACATTTTTTTCCAAGAGTCTGTTCAAGAGCCGTCTAATCGACGAAAGACGGATAAGCGGAAGACAAATGTCGCACGAGAAAATGCTAGCCCTTCGTTAAAG ATCACAGAAAAAAACGGACCGATTCAGATTTCCAAAGCAGTCGACGATTTAAATGATAACGAAACACAGATCCTTTTGGTCAGCGATCATTCGCAAATTGCAGCGTTACAG AAGATCGAGTTAAATGGGGGATTCGATGAACCTGGAATCGACGCTTCCTTCGAAGAATTAAATATAAAGATTGAAGACATAGAATTAGGATGGAATTAG
- the Ork1 gene encoding open rectifier K[+] channel 1 isoform X2 — MSKKQWIVLLMLFLTYLLLGASIFYHIESRLEIERVEKAKRERIEINALLHAHYMPSNNHDHDEILGKLTRYCGKSVYNYTEGETDPLKWDFYNSFYFAYTVVSTIGYGNLAPTNMLGRILMIFYGLVGIPINGILLAQLGEFFGRVFVKAHQKYKSYKLGRADYHPRKLTTFETRKVGLAAQIFAYLTPGFVMFIFFPAFLFSHYEGWNYDEAVYYAFVTLTTIGFGDYVAGQDNSKGMRSKKITRIEHKLALNLKHTQSKIWNEFNKEINYLRRVFNELQLSKVKRVYVDECNHEIPPAKLPRSNSFPDLRGLSYGAKGKEDEEDDDDDDDDGNGIMRPHLRPRRRANSEVVPTADQIARVVSETDLQRIDKTATFATHAMVQPAELLARLVNILGYIPPVTEDVADDDYSTQTTSVEQQDDRRSKFEGINHGKNEHPSEKESIYARQNSGSSTWATTANEYRALRFPPRPRSRAASEIRLNESKNREERNQEWTWSGPITSKKIQELMRARTNETSSKDRGGGGAAGGGGVKDTAKFSKLRKALTSTGPWKHRFSVPSEKKDAEFQQREQVNGNDSERTFASTDFTTHPNDEDSNNSRRHYHTHTGGNDFVTESRNLLEETSLADFLTALTLLHATVTNTTSNKWIGDAAAAGDDSHVYRTRPRRKMGTASLTPPKLPSLFTLFSSASHPSGQPTTRTNNDAIGVQNSNGESIKNSSSKSPLTQISQSSRRNSLAFVVPTVTKPRRFSLRPVATPVSPPTPPKTSCSPFLSDAQREQYATKSTFSFESSKEPLIRTEGELGFSSPIKPPSINDRRSSLRSIQYHSGISTSVAGGGGGGAGGGGGSERTSVTAAPMFKAVPRWKAGMLQRQISQMNLRRRVRAFSLSDVHAENINPKETFDRPSATYEKDSNRRNISSFETSTRSREEPAKLIENSPRFTSPITHSSDRRTSFPREIISSNIRLKNESVPPIANNTLFVSNEMKIRSPYHPSNNGNEEIRPESATSAFQNFRDNAKKQSFPDIDLSITNNRNQRDTSLITVDADSQESLMEVKIENPATRSLQVGPCWQTTIDISQHDPVSLMQSKVQKQQTDFRPKKS; from the exons ATGTCGAAGAAGCAATGGATAGTACTACTGATGCTGTTTTTGACTTATTTGCTGTTAGGTGCCTCTATCTTCTACCACATAGAGAGTCGCCTAGAAATCGAGCGAGTTGAGAAGGCTAAACGAGAACGCATCGAGATCAATG CTTTACTTCACGCACACTATATGCCGAGTAACAATCACGATCACGATGAAATTCTTGGGAAATTAACGCGATACTGTGGAAAATCGGTGTACAATTATACCGAAGGCGAGACGGATCCTCTTAAATGGGActtctacaacagcttttatttcGCTTATACCGTTGTCAGCACGATAG GTTACGGAAATTTGGCTCCCACGAACATGCTGGGTCGGATCTTGATGATATTTTACGGTCTGGTAGGCATACCCATAAACGGAATCTTGTTGGCACAGTTGGGAGAGTTTTTTGGCCGTGTATTCGTTAAGGCACATCAAAAGTATAAATCATACAAGCTTGGCCGTGCCGATTATCATCCTAGAAAATTGACCACATTCGAAACGCGAAAAGTTGGATTGGCTGCACAAATATTCGCTTACTTGACACCTGGTTTCGTCATGTTCATCTTCTTCCCGGCATTCCTTTTTTCTCACTACGAGGGTTGGAACTACGATGAAGCTGTCTATTATGCTTTCGTCACGTTGACGACCATTGGTTTCGGAGACTACGTAGCAG GGCAGGACAACAGCAAGG GTATGCGTAGCAAAAAGATTACGAGAATCGAACATAAATTGGCACTGAATTTAAAACATACGCAAAGCAAAATCTGGAACGAATTTAACAAGGAGATCAATTATTTGCGGCGCGTCTTTAATGAACTTCAGCTTTCCAAAGTGAAG AGGGTATACGTCGACGAGTGTAACCACGAAATTCCACCGGCGAAGTTACCGCGAAGCAACAGTTTCCCCGACCTTCGTGGTTTGTCGTACGGTGCGAAGGGAAAGGAGGACGAagaagacgacgacgacgacgacgacgacggaaACGGTATCATGCGTCCTCACCTCAGACCGCGACGTCGTGCAAACAGCGAAGTGGTACCAACG GCAGATCAAATAGCGCGCGTCGTTTCCGAAACGGACCTCCAGAGGATCGATAAAACGGCAACGTTCGCAACGCACGCTATGGTTCAACCAGCAGAACTACTCGCAAGACTGGTAAACATTCTTGGCTACATTCCTCCAGTGACAGAAGACGTCGCCGATGACGACTATTCGACTCAAACGACTTCCGTCGAACAACAGGATGATCGTCGTAGCAAATTCGAAGGCATTAATCACGGGAAAAATGAACATCCGTCGGAAAAGGAATCGATATATGCGCGACAAAATTCTGGATCGAGTACTTGGGCAACAACAGCTAACGAATATCGAGCTTTACGCTTTCCTCCAAGGCCTCGTTCGAGAGCAGCCAGTGAAATTAGACTGAACGAAAGCAAAAATAGGGAGGAGCGAAATCAAGAATGGACATGGTCCGGTCCGATAACTTCGAAAAAGATTCAAGAGCTGATGAGAGCACGAACAAACGAAACGTCGAGCAAAGATCGGGGTGGTGGTGGTGCTGCTGGCGGCGGCGGCGTTAAAGATACTGCAAAATTTTCAAAGCTTCGAAAAGCGTTGACCTCGACTGGTCCATGGAAACATCGCTTCTCCGTACCTTCCGAAAAGAAAGATGCAGAATTTCAGCAACGGGAACAAGTGAACGGTAACGACAGTGAACGAACATTTGCGTCAACAGATTTTACAACGCATCCCAACGACGAGGACTCTAATAACTCGAGAAGGCATTATCACACGCACACTGGTGGCAACGATTTCGTAACTGAAAGTAGGAATCTTCTTGAAGAAACTAGTTTGGCTGATTTCTTGACGGCTCTCACACTTCTTCATGCGACCGTCACGAACACAACCAGCAATAAATGGATCGGCGACGCTGCCGCTGCCGGCGACGACAGTCATGTCTATAGAACCCGGCCTCGAAGAAAAATGGGTACTGCTAGCTTGACACCGCCGAAACTCCCTAGTCTCTTCACCTTGTTTTCATCCGCTTCTcatccttccgggcagcctacaacGCGAACCAACAACGATGCCATTGGTGTGCAGAATTCGAACGGTGAATCTATCAAAAATAGTAGCAGCAAGTCACCTTTAACACAAATATCTCAGAGCTCAAGAAGGAACAGTTTAGCTTTCGTCGTGCCTACAGTCACAAAACCAAGAAGATTTTCCTTAAGGCCAGTAGCAACACCCGTGAGCCCTCCAACACCCCCCAAAACTTCTTGTTCGCCTTTCTTATCG GATGCGCAGAGAGAACAGTACGCTACCAAATCAACGTTTTCGTTTGAATCATCTAAAGAACCATTAATTCGAACAGAAGGAGAACTAGGCTTTTCATCGCCGATCAAACCTCCTTCGATCAACGATCGACGCTCATCATTGCGATCCATTCAGTATCATAGTGGAATTTCAACATCAGTggcaggaggaggaggaggaggagcagGAGGTGGTGGTGGAAGTGAAAGAACAAGCGTGACTGCTGCTCCTATGTTCAAAGCCGTACCACGGTGGAAAGCCGGCATGCTGCAACGACAAATCAGTCAGATGAATCTTCGACGTCGAGTCAGAGCTTTCAGTTTAAGCGACGTTCATGCGGAGAACATCAATCCTAAGGAGACTTTCGATCGGCCGTCCGCTACCTATGAAAAAGACAGTAATCGAAGGAATATTTCTTCGTTTGAGACCTCGACTAGGTCACGAGAAGAACCCGCGAAATTGATCGAAAATTCGCCTCGGTTCACGTCCCCTATAACGCATTCATCGGATCGACGTACATCATTTCCGCGAGAAATCATTTCTTCGAACATTCGACTTAAGAATGAGAGTGTTCCACCAATCGCAAACAATACGTTATTCGTATCGAACGAAATGAAAATACGTAGCCCTTATCATCCGTCGAACAACGGAAACGAAGAGATACGTCCAGAATCAGCCACTTCGGCGTTTCAAAATTTTCGAGATAATGCAAAAAAACAGTCATTCCCAGATATCGACCTCTCGATTACCAATAATCGCAATCAACGTGACACTTCGCTTATCACCGTTGACGCGGATTCGCAAGAATCATTAATGGAAGTAAAAATAGAAAATCCAGCCACAAGATCCCTTCAAGTCGGTCCTTGTTGGCAAACTACCATTGATATTTCTCAACACGATCCTGTCAGTCTCATGCAATCGAAAGTACAAAAACAACAAACGGATTTTCGACCAAAAAAATCGTGA